The Methanomicrobiales archaeon genome contains the following window.
GTGATGGATTCGCTCACCGATTTTGCCCTGAACGAGGAGTACAAACGCATCCAGAAACTCGGGGATAAGCTCTCCGAACTCGAGTCACTGATCGACTGGGAAG
Protein-coding sequences here:
- a CDS encoding IS5/IS1182 family transposase; the encoded protein is MDSLTDFALNEEYKRIQKLGDKLSELESLIDWE